In Halobaculum rubrum, the following are encoded in one genomic region:
- a CDS encoding glycosyltransferase family 4 protein — MTSETILLLGRNEGGGEATFLETVDELLESDDTYSHTFQSESSEGIHKTVLEYFNLLRWKFLFPEPEPLYSDENLSDYDIVHAHSNPVVLKDSIDVPFVYSASASNYHYLRDYYEWSESKIERRHAVARVAYKLLQLHDRALNTGAVDRLLIWTEFPKEYYTRIGYSEDQIDVIYPSCRDFGDGQTPHNGTNVLFVGKGGRKGAGIAVDAFQNVRSGTQELTLHYYHPPGEQPDYAGEGVRLHEYVPHEKFRTEVLPKMDILVSPTKYESYGYTLVEAQSHGIPVVATDLPVTRDILGKGALLPSRDRNSFTRALDSLVSDPTYRAEMGNRARANYEARFTTAAFRQRLYDSYDRAMD, encoded by the coding sequence ATGACGAGCGAGACCATCCTGTTGCTCGGAAGGAACGAAGGCGGGGGCGAAGCGACGTTTCTGGAGACGGTCGATGAGCTGCTCGAATCCGACGATACGTACAGCCATACGTTCCAGTCCGAATCTTCAGAGGGCATCCACAAGACCGTACTGGAGTACTTCAATCTGCTCCGATGGAAGTTCTTGTTCCCCGAACCCGAACCCCTGTACTCCGACGAGAACCTCTCCGACTACGATATCGTTCACGCGCATTCGAACCCGGTGGTGCTGAAGGACTCGATTGACGTCCCCTTCGTCTACAGCGCGAGCGCGAGCAACTATCACTACCTGCGAGATTACTACGAGTGGTCAGAGAGCAAAATCGAACGACGCCACGCGGTTGCCAGGGTCGCCTACAAACTGTTACAGCTCCACGACAGAGCCCTGAACACCGGTGCTGTGGATCGGTTGCTGATATGGACTGAGTTTCCCAAAGAGTACTACACGCGAATCGGATACAGCGAAGACCAGATAGACGTCATCTACCCGTCCTGCAGGGACTTCGGCGACGGTCAGACACCCCACAACGGGACGAACGTCCTGTTCGTTGGGAAAGGGGGACGAAAAGGGGCTGGAATCGCTGTTGATGCGTTTCAGAACGTCCGGAGCGGAACGCAAGAACTGACGCTTCACTACTATCACCCACCCGGGGAGCAACCGGATTATGCTGGCGAGGGCGTCCGCCTACACGAGTACGTCCCCCATGAGAAATTCCGGACGGAGGTGCTTCCGAAGATGGACATCCTGGTCTCCCCGACGAAGTACGAGAGCTACGGGTACACGCTGGTCGAAGCACAATCCCACGGGATTCCCGTCGTGGCTACGGACCTTCCCGTAACGCGGGACATCCTCGGGAAGGGCGCGCTCCTGCCATCGAGAGACAGGAATTCGTTCACACGCGCACTCGACTCTCTCGTATCTGACCCGACGTATCGGGCCGAGATGGGGAATCGGGCACGGGCAAACTACGAGGCCCGCTTCACGACGGCGGCCTTTCGCCAGAGGCTGTATGACTCGTATGACCGAGCGATGGACTAA
- a CDS encoding sulfatase, whose amino-acid sequence MVVLDTVRAQSTYLEGRETTPNMEELATTGTSFGRAIAPAPWTLPSHASMYTGLHPTEHGATHQHKYLDDVHTTLPEQLNSADVRTGLFTANMFLTESFNMAKGFNEVSFIRGQDNKLFDAGLDPIQFLNERDEDEGIGRFTEIARAIIDGPVGKNAANALYYKLQDTYRRQVSDLEPPSWDERAVADAREFVSKTAAEDQRFFGMVNLIGAHGPWEFDRERLAAVDVVPEDIAPIDRWKSVAANSEAQWPHAAGEVTFDATDRKILTHLYEAWVHRVDELAGELVGHLEREGVRDDTLVVVTADHGECIARDGVLGHELTVDESVAHVPLVVDGPGVPDETVSEPVSLTDLYGTIRSSMGIADDERHLWSEESRGRAFVETHPIDPDTVGDQYRDAAARFGYRCALFTSTGWAERRERTDETFGDTETLRELDALRADLTAHDASRDDHELTAEVEDRLHELGYKS is encoded by the coding sequence GTGGTCGTCCTCGATACGGTCCGTGCACAGAGTACGTACCTCGAAGGCCGGGAAACCACCCCGAACATGGAGGAGCTAGCCACTACCGGCACGTCGTTCGGCCGTGCCATTGCACCAGCTCCCTGGACGCTCCCTTCTCACGCGTCGATGTACACGGGCCTGCATCCGACCGAGCACGGAGCGACACATCAGCACAAGTACCTCGACGACGTCCACACGACACTCCCGGAACAGCTCAACTCGGCGGACGTGCGGACGGGTCTCTTCACGGCCAACATGTTTCTCACCGAATCGTTTAATATGGCGAAAGGGTTCAACGAGGTGTCGTTCATCCGGGGCCAAGACAACAAGCTGTTCGACGCTGGTCTCGATCCGATTCAGTTCCTGAACGAACGCGACGAAGACGAAGGGATCGGACGGTTCACCGAAATCGCACGCGCCATTATAGACGGTCCCGTTGGGAAGAACGCCGCCAACGCCCTCTACTACAAACTTCAGGACACGTACCGGCGTCAGGTCTCTGACCTCGAACCCCCTTCATGGGACGAACGGGCTGTCGCAGACGCACGGGAGTTCGTCTCGAAGACCGCCGCCGAAGACCAGCGGTTCTTCGGGATGGTGAATCTGATCGGCGCGCACGGTCCGTGGGAGTTCGACCGTGAGCGACTCGCCGCCGTCGACGTGGTCCCGGAAGACATCGCACCCATCGATCGCTGGAAGTCCGTCGCTGCGAACTCTGAGGCCCAGTGGCCCCACGCTGCGGGCGAGGTGACGTTTGATGCCACCGACCGGAAGATACTGACGCACCTCTACGAGGCATGGGTCCATCGCGTGGACGAACTGGCAGGGGAACTCGTCGGCCACTTGGAACGCGAAGGCGTCCGAGATGACACTCTCGTCGTCGTGACGGCCGATCACGGCGAGTGTATCGCGCGTGACGGTGTCCTCGGTCATGAACTCACGGTCGACGAATCTGTGGCGCACGTCCCGCTCGTCGTCGACGGCCCGGGTGTTCCGGATGAGACTGTCTCGGAGCCAGTCAGTCTGACCGACCTTTATGGGACGATCCGGTCCTCGATGGGCATCGCCGACGACGAGCGGCATCTCTGGAGCGAAGAGAGCCGAGGGCGAGCATTCGTCGAGACGCATCCGATCGACCCGGACACAGTGGGTGACCAGTACCGTGACGCGGCCGCACGCTTTGGCTATCGCTGCGCACTCTTCACGTCAACCGGATGGGCGGAACGTCGAGAGCGGACCGACGAAACGTTCGGGGATACCGAAACGCTACGTGAACTCGACGCACTA